In Myotis daubentonii chromosome 16, mMyoDau2.1, whole genome shotgun sequence, one DNA window encodes the following:
- the SUMO2 gene encoding small ubiquitin-related modifier 2 isoform X1 has translation MADEKPKEGVKTENNDHINLKVAGQDGSVVQFKIKRHTPLSKLMKAYCERQGLSMRQIRFRFDGQPINETDTPAQLEMEDEDTIDVFQQQTGGVY, from the exons ATGGCCGACGAAAAGCCCAAG GAAGGAGTCAAGACTGAGAACAACGATCATATTAATTTGAAGGTGGCGGGGCAGGATGGTTCTGTGGTGCAGTTTAAGATTAAGAGGCATACACCACTTAGTAAACTAATGAAAGCCTATTGTGAACGACAG GGTTTGTCAATGAGGCAGATCAGATTCCGATTTGacgggcagccaatcaatgaaacaGACACACCTGCACAG TTGGAAATGGAGGATGAAGATACAATTGATGTGTTCCAGCAGCAGACAGGAGGGGTCTACTAA
- the SUMO2 gene encoding small ubiquitin-related modifier 2 isoform X2: protein MADEKPKEGVKTENNDHINLKVAGQDGSVVQFKIKRHTPLSKLMKAYCERQLEMEDEDTIDVFQQQTGGVY, encoded by the exons ATGGCCGACGAAAAGCCCAAG GAAGGAGTCAAGACTGAGAACAACGATCATATTAATTTGAAGGTGGCGGGGCAGGATGGTTCTGTGGTGCAGTTTAAGATTAAGAGGCATACACCACTTAGTAAACTAATGAAAGCCTATTGTGAACGACAG TTGGAAATGGAGGATGAAGATACAATTGATGTGTTCCAGCAGCAGACAGGAGGGGTCTACTAA